A stretch of Castanea sativa cultivar Marrone di Chiusa Pesio chromosome 2, ASM4071231v1 DNA encodes these proteins:
- the LOC142624564 gene encoding phenylcoumaran benzylic ether reductase Betv6-like has protein sequence MAHKSKILIIGGTGYIGKYIVEESAKAGHPTFALVRENTASNPEKSKLIESFKSSGVTLLHGDIYHHESLVKAIKQVDVVISAVGTQQIADQVNIIAAIKEAGNIKRFLPSEFGSALDRAKAVDPIKNHLGVKASIRRSIEAEGIPYTYLVSNGFAGYFLPNFGIALTGGTGSFTAPPRDKVEIIGDGNTKVIFSKEEDIATYTIKAVDDPRTLNKVLHLRPPANILSFNEIVSLWEKKIGKTLEKTYLLEDQLLKKIQESPSPSNLFLSIAHSLFVKGNLTNSEVKASFGVEASELYPEVKYTTADEYLDQFV, from the exons ATGGCTCACAAAAGCAAGATTTTGATAATTGGAGGGACTGGATACATTGGAAAATACATAGTAGAGGAAAGTGCGAAAGCTGGGCACCCCACTTTTGCATTGGTCAGAGAGAACACGGCTTCTAATCCTGAAAAGTCTAAACTCATTGAGAGCTTCAAGAGCTCTGGAGTGACACTTCTCCAT GGAGACATCTATCATCATGAGAGCTTGGTGAAGGCAATAAAGCAAGTCGATGTAGTTATCTCTGCAGTTGGAACACAACAGATAGCTGATCAGGTGAATATTATTGCTGCCATCAAAGAAGCTGGAAATATCAAG AGGTTCCTCCCGTCCGAGTTTGGAAGTGCCTTGGATCGTGCCAAGGCAGTCGATCCAATTAAAAATCATCTCGGGGTCAAGGCTAGCATCCGAAGATCCATCGAGGCCGAAGGAATTCCATATACCTACCTTGTGTCCAATGGCTTTGCTGGGTACTTTTTGCCCAACTTCGGAATTGCACTTACAGGTGGCACTGGCAGTTTCACAGCTCCTCCTAGGGACAAAGTAGAAATAATTGGAGATGGAAACACCAAAG TAATTTTTTCCAAAGAAGAGGATATTGCGACTTATACCATAAAAGCAGTGGACGATCCAAGAACCTTGAACAAGGTCCTTCATCTTAGACCCCCTGCAAATATTTTGTCCTTCAATGAGATTGTTTCCCTATGGGAGAAGAAGATTGGCAAGACCCTTGAAAAAACTTATCTTCTGGAGGATCAACTTCTAAAGAAAATCCAAG AGTCTCCCAGTCCCTCAAACCTTTTCCTATCCATTGCCCACAGTCTATTTGTGAAGGGAAATCTTACAAACTCTGAGGTTAAGGCTTCTTTTGGCGTGGAGGCTTCAGAGCTTTATCCAGAGGTGAAATACACCACTGCAGATGAATACCTGGACCAGTTTGTCTAA
- the LOC142624568 gene encoding phenylcoumaran benzylic ether reductase Betv6-like, which produces MAHKSKILIIGGTGYIGKYIVEESAKDGHPTFALVRENTTSNPEKSKLIESFKSSGVTLLSGDIYDHESLVKAIKQVDVVISAVGIQQIADQVNIIAAIKEAGNIKRFLPSEFGSALDRAKAVDPIKHHLGVKASIRRSIEAEGIPYTYLVSNGFAGYFLPNFGIALTGGSGSFTAPPRDKVTIIGDGNTKVILSKEEDIATYTIKAVDDPRTLNKVLHLRPPANILSFNEIVTLWEKKIGKTLEKTYLLEDQLLKKIQESPSPLNLKLSIAHAKFVKGNLTNSEVKASSGLEASELYPEVKYTTADEYLEQFV; this is translated from the exons ATGGCTCACAAAAGCAAGATTTTGATAATTGGGGGGACTGGATACATTGGAAAATACATAGTAGAGGAAAGTGCGAAAGATGGGCACCCCACTTTTGCATTGGTCAGAGAGAACACAACTTCTAATCCTGAAAAGTCTAAACTCATTGAGAGCTTCAAGAGCTCTGGAGTGACACTTCTCAGT GGAGACATCTATGATCATGAGAGCTTGGTGAAGGCAATAAAGCAAGTCGATGTAGTTATCTCTGCAGTTGGAATACAACAGATAGCTGATCAGGTGAATATTATTGCTGCCATCAAAGAAGCTGGAAATATCAAG AGGTTCCTCCCGTCCGAGTTTGGAAGTGCCTTGGATCGTGCCAAGGCAGTCGATCCAATTAAACATCATCTCGGGGTCAAGGCTAGCATCCGAAGATCCATCGAGGCCGAAGGAATTCCATATACCTACCTTGTGTCCAATGGCTTTGCTGGGTACTTTTTGCCTAACTTCGGAATTGCACTTACAGGTGGCTCTGGCAGTTTCACAGCTCCTCCTAGGGACAAAGTAACAATAATTGGAGATGGAAACACCAAAG TAATTTTATCCAAAGAAGAGGATATTGCGACTTATACCATAAAAGCAGTGGACGATCCAAGAACCTTGAACAAGGTCCTTCATCTTAGACCCCCCGCAAATATTTTGTCCTTCAATGAGATTGTCACCCTATGGGAGAAGAAGATTGGCAAGACCCTTGAGAAAACTTATCTTCTGGAGGATCAACTTCTAAAGAAAATCCAAG AGTCTCCCAGTCCTTTAAACCTCAAACTATCCATTGCCCACGCTAAATTTGTGAAGGGAAATCTTACAAACTCTGAGGTTAAGGCTTCTTCTGGCTTGGAGGCTTCAGAGCTTTATCCAGAGGTGAAATACACCACTGCGGATGAATACTTGGAGCAGTTTGTCTAA